One Campylobacter concisus DNA segment encodes these proteins:
- the sppA gene encoding signal peptide peptidase SppA, translated as MQILRLIFRGILGIFKFINSYFKALIFLLILFFIFAPDSKMKEPNLARIDITGTIVDTSEILDELEKARADSNIKGVLLYIDSPGGALSPSVELAMAVKRLKEGKKVLAYAAGNMASGSYYAGVNADTIVANPGAFIGSIGVIMQGANIENLAKNLGVSEQVVKAGEFKEAGTFMRSWSKQERESLQGLVNDAYMLFVSDVAAARNLDINKKDEWANARVFLAHNALKMGLIDSLGSYIDAQNELAKMSLVDEPVWQEKPQLEKIMEKFTKQGINSLFNAFFETKLR; from the coding sequence TTGCAAATTTTAAGGCTTATTTTTAGAGGGATTTTGGGAATTTTTAAATTTATAAATAGCTACTTTAAAGCGCTCATATTTTTACTCATATTATTTTTTATTTTCGCGCCAGATAGCAAGATGAAAGAGCCAAATTTAGCCCGCATAGACATCACCGGCACGATAGTGGATACTAGCGAAATTTTAGACGAGCTCGAAAAAGCAAGAGCTGATAGCAACATCAAAGGTGTGCTGCTCTACATCGACAGCCCAGGCGGCGCGCTAAGCCCCAGCGTAGAGCTAGCCATGGCGGTCAAGCGACTAAAGGAGGGCAAAAAAGTGCTCGCATACGCCGCTGGCAACATGGCAAGTGGTAGCTACTACGCTGGCGTAAATGCCGATACTATTGTAGCAAACCCAGGCGCTTTCATCGGTTCTATCGGCGTCATCATGCAAGGGGCAAACATCGAAAATTTAGCCAAAAATTTAGGCGTGAGCGAGCAGGTAGTAAAGGCTGGCGAGTTTAAAGAGGCTGGCACCTTTATGAGGAGCTGGAGCAAGCAGGAGCGTGAGAGCTTGCAAGGGCTCGTAAATGACGCTTACATGCTCTTTGTAAGCGACGTGGCGGCGGCTAGAAATTTAGATATCAATAAAAAAGACGAGTGGGCAAATGCAAGGGTATTTTTAGCGCACAATGCCCTAAAAATGGGGCTAATAGATAGCCTTGGCAGCTACATAGACGCTCAAAATGAGCTAGCTAAAATGAGCCTCGTAGATGAGCCCGTCTGGCAAGAAAAACCGCAGCTCGAAAAGATAATGGAGAAATTTACAAAGCAAGGCATAAACTCACTTTTTAACGCATTTTTCGAGACAAAGCTTAGATAA
- the mqnF gene encoding aminofutalosine deaminase family hydrolase, whose protein sequence is MEILKAKKIITGGENPKILRNSCLVIDDDKILEITSEKEAQKKFKDAKICDFGDSVIAPAFVNTHVHLEFSSNVSTLKYGDFIKWLGSIVDKGGELAKMDAKKAMNEAINSLLKSGVCTIGEISSFGLELEILAASPLKVVLFSEILGSNEQMVQQNLQNFLAKFEKTKSYKSQNFTPAISLHSPYSVHPKLAKAALEIAKKDGLLVSTHFLESKAEKQWLEHGSGGFKKHLLRFSQDPRPMYDAQGYFAMFREINTLFTHCVYVSDFAKFKPHHSVTHCAVSNRLLGKKALNLKEIFKNNVSLNIGTDGLSSNISLNFWHELRAALFTHASLDLNELATRLFVAATHGGAKALRTNNGEIKVGRAADLAVYNDLECDDSELILQLILHTNEAKKLYIGGKICKF, encoded by the coding sequence ATGGAAATTTTAAAAGCAAAAAAGATCATCACTGGCGGAGAAAATCCAAAAATTTTAAGAAATTCTTGTCTAGTCATCGATGATGATAAAATTTTAGAAATTACAAGCGAAAAAGAGGCGCAAAAGAAATTTAAAGATGCGAAAATTTGCGACTTTGGTGATAGCGTGATCGCCCCAGCGTTCGTAAATACGCACGTTCATTTGGAGTTTAGCTCAAACGTTAGCACTCTAAAATATGGCGACTTTATAAAATGGCTTGGCTCTATCGTCGATAAAGGCGGCGAGCTAGCTAAAATGGACGCTAAAAAAGCGATGAATGAAGCCATAAATTCGCTGTTAAAAAGCGGAGTTTGTACCATTGGTGAGATATCTAGTTTTGGCTTGGAGCTTGAAATTTTAGCCGCTAGCCCGCTAAAAGTCGTGCTTTTTAGTGAAATTTTAGGCTCAAATGAGCAGATGGTTCAGCAAAATTTGCAAAATTTCTTAGCTAAATTTGAAAAAACAAAGAGCTATAAAAGCCAAAATTTCACCCCAGCTATCTCGTTGCACTCGCCCTACTCTGTGCACCCAAAGCTCGCCAAAGCCGCCCTTGAGATAGCTAAAAAGGATGGTCTTCTTGTAAGCACGCACTTTTTAGAGAGCAAGGCTGAAAAGCAGTGGCTAGAGCACGGCAGCGGTGGCTTTAAAAAGCATCTTTTAAGATTTAGCCAAGATCCAAGGCCGATGTATGACGCGCAGGGCTATTTTGCGATGTTTCGTGAGATAAACACGCTCTTTACGCACTGCGTTTATGTGAGCGATTTTGCTAAATTTAAGCCTCACCACAGCGTGACACACTGCGCTGTTTCAAACAGACTGCTTGGTAAAAAGGCGCTAAATTTAAAAGAAATTTTCAAAAATAACGTCAGTCTAAATATCGGTACAGACGGCCTTAGCTCAAATATCAGCCTAAATTTCTGGCATGAACTAAGAGCCGCCCTTTTTACCCACGCTAGTCTTGATCTAAACGAGCTTGCCACTAGGCTTTTTGTCGCTGCAACGCATGGGGGCGCAAAGGCGCTTAGGACAAATAACGGCGAGATAAAGGTAGGGCGTGCGGCTGATCTTGCCGTCTATAACGACCTAGAGTGCGATGATAGCGAGCTAATACTTCAGCTCATACTTCATACAAACGAGGCTAAAAAACTATATATCGGAGGCAAAATTTGCAAATTTTAA